The Burkholderia pyrrocinia genome includes a window with the following:
- a CDS encoding gamma-glutamyltransferase family protein, with amino-acid sequence MNRTAIFPYASALLAAALLSACGGDVENEAGRTPTPSTDTSCLAVDNSGATVVVGSNQPGDPSLPEASSGYRTGMKPVYAKTYLVATSNAYASAAGCAVLKKGGTAADAAVAVQAVLGLTVPEATGLGSGGVLLYYDARGKTLQAYDGRETAPAAATENYLRYVDDTTDHSAPLPNARASGRSIGTIGVPRLIEALQQDHGRLPWQNLFGDAITLATNGFPIGGRLADAIAANAANLKRDPDAAAYFLNADGSPKTLGTVLKNPAYAHTLTLMAQSGANALYTGQIAQDIVAKIATTKGADGSTLTPGKTTVADLAAYQAKRREPVCTTYRSYWVCGMPPPSSGGIAVASALGILENFDLRPLKPTAIDLEGGKPTVAGVHLVTEAERLAYADRDKYVADTDFVPLPGGTWDTLLNKPYLKSRAALIDTTKSMGTAQPGNLGAVPLGVDTTLIEHGTNQFTIVDGDGNVLSATTTVESSMGSFHMTNGFLLNNQLTDFSANPVDSAGNPVANRLQPGKRPRSSMAPTIVFGQAADGSRGAFVMATGSPGGGTIPQYVVKTLVGALDWGLDAQQSAGLVDFGASNSPTTTIGGEHPNVNAANNGANDPLITGLLALGHKVSTAAQASGVNTVMRVTVGQSPALQGGTDPRREGVVLGDTFRP; translated from the coding sequence ATGAACAGAACAGCGATTTTCCCGTATGCGTCCGCGTTGCTCGCGGCCGCCCTGTTGAGCGCATGCGGCGGCGACGTCGAGAACGAAGCGGGCCGCACGCCGACACCTTCGACCGACACGAGCTGCCTCGCGGTCGACAACAGCGGCGCGACGGTCGTGGTGGGCTCGAACCAGCCGGGCGATCCGTCGCTGCCGGAAGCGTCGTCGGGCTATCGCACCGGGATGAAGCCCGTCTACGCGAAGACCTACCTGGTGGCCACGTCGAATGCTTACGCGAGCGCGGCCGGCTGCGCGGTGCTGAAGAAAGGCGGCACGGCCGCCGACGCGGCGGTCGCCGTGCAGGCCGTGCTCGGCCTGACGGTGCCCGAGGCGACGGGCCTCGGGTCGGGCGGCGTGCTGCTCTACTACGATGCGCGCGGCAAGACGCTGCAGGCGTACGACGGCCGGGAAACCGCGCCGGCCGCCGCAACGGAGAACTATCTGCGCTACGTCGACGACACGACCGACCATTCGGCGCCGCTGCCGAACGCGCGCGCCAGCGGCCGCTCGATCGGCACGATCGGTGTGCCGCGGCTCATCGAGGCGCTGCAGCAGGATCACGGCCGGTTGCCGTGGCAGAACCTGTTCGGCGATGCGATCACGCTCGCGACCAACGGCTTCCCGATCGGCGGCCGGCTCGCCGACGCGATCGCGGCGAACGCAGCGAACCTGAAGCGCGACCCCGACGCCGCCGCGTATTTCCTGAATGCCGACGGCTCGCCGAAGACGCTCGGCACCGTGCTGAAGAACCCCGCGTACGCGCATACGCTGACGCTGATGGCGCAGTCGGGTGCGAATGCGCTGTACACGGGGCAGATTGCGCAGGACATCGTCGCGAAGATCGCGACGACGAAGGGCGCGGACGGTTCGACGCTCACTCCGGGCAAGACGACCGTCGCGGATCTGGCCGCTTATCAGGCGAAGCGCCGCGAACCCGTATGCACGACCTATCGCAGCTACTGGGTGTGCGGGATGCCGCCGCCGTCGTCGGGCGGTATCGCGGTCGCGTCGGCGCTCGGCATTCTCGAGAACTTCGACCTGAGGCCGCTGAAGCCGACGGCGATCGATCTCGAAGGTGGCAAGCCGACCGTCGCGGGCGTGCACCTCGTCACCGAGGCCGAACGGCTCGCGTATGCCGACCGCGACAAGTACGTGGCCGATACGGATTTCGTGCCGCTGCCGGGCGGCACGTGGGACACGCTGCTGAACAAGCCGTACCTGAAATCGCGCGCGGCACTGATCGACACGACCAAGAGCATGGGCACCGCGCAGCCCGGCAATCTCGGCGCCGTGCCGCTCGGTGTCGACACGACGCTGATCGAGCACGGCACGAACCAGTTCACGATCGTCGACGGCGACGGTAACGTGCTGAGCGCGACGACGACGGTCGAGTCGAGCATGGGCTCGTTCCACATGACCAACGGCTTCCTGCTGAACAACCAGTTGACCGACTTTTCCGCGAACCCGGTCGACAGCGCCGGCAATCCGGTGGCCAACCGCCTGCAGCCGGGCAAGCGGCCGCGCAGCTCGATGGCGCCGACGATCGTGTTCGGGCAGGCCGCTGACGGTTCGCGCGGCGCTTTCGTGATGGCGACCGGTTCGCCGGGCGGCGGTACGATTCCGCAATATGTGGTCAAGACGCTGGTCGGTGCGCTCGACTGGGGGCTCGATGCGCAGCAGTCCGCGGGGCTCGTCGATTTCGGCGCGAGCAACAGCCCGACGACCACGATCGGCGGCGAGCATCCGAACGTCAATGCGGCCAACAACGGTGCGAACGATCCGCTGATCACGGGGCTGCTCGCGCTTGGGCACAAGGTGTCGACCGCCGCGCAGGCGAGCGGTGTCAACACCGTGATGCGCGTGACGGTCGGCCAGTCGCCCGCGTTGCAGGGCGGCACCGATCCGCGTCGCGAAGGCGTCGTGCTCGGCGATACGTTCCGGCCGTAA